The Tepidibacillus fermentans genome includes a region encoding these proteins:
- a CDS encoding autorepressor SdpR family transcription factor — MSSFNLTFKALSDPTRRKIIQLLNKGPMTAGEIADHFNMTKPSISHHLNLLKQADMIRDEKRGQFVIYELNTTVFQDIINWFIDFTNKKEERE, encoded by the coding sequence TTGTCATCGTTTAATTTGACCTTTAAAGCCCTATCTGATCCAACAAGACGGAAAATTATTCAACTTTTAAATAAAGGACCAATGACAGCTGGGGAAATAGCAGATCATTTCAATATGACAAAGCCGAGTATTTCTCACCATCTCAACTTGCTAAAGCAAGCAGATATGATTCGGGATGAAAAAAGAGGCCAATTTGTTATTTACGAGTTAAATACTACGGTTTTTCAAGATATTATAAATTGGTTTATTGATTTTACCAATAAAAAAGAAGAAAGGGAGTGA
- a CDS encoding SdpI family protein yields MIRKSDWLLLFLILSTFVVGIIVYPQMPDQVPMHWNIQGEVDRYGGKFQGTFMLPLMILGLFFLFLLLPKLDPRKENYQGFKRTYGIIQWSIQFFLVVMYFLTLYHSLVPKNEIPKFLQISFAVPFLVSVLFIVLGNYMGKVKDNFFVGIRNPWTLSSKEVWYKTHRLASKLFVISGILGIIGSFFGGSIAFIMLLGPVILSVILPMIYSYVIYRKELKK; encoded by the coding sequence TTGATCAGAAAATCTGATTGGTTATTATTATTTTTAATCTTGTCAACCTTTGTAGTCGGCATTATCGTTTATCCTCAAATGCCTGATCAAGTACCCATGCATTGGAATATACAAGGGGAGGTTGATCGATATGGTGGGAAGTTCCAAGGGACATTCATGTTACCGCTGATGATTCTAGGCTTGTTCTTCCTATTCCTACTTTTACCTAAGCTTGATCCAAGAAAGGAAAACTATCAAGGTTTCAAACGAACATACGGAATCATTCAATGGTCAATTCAATTTTTTTTAGTTGTAATGTATTTTCTTACTCTCTATCATTCCTTAGTTCCAAAAAATGAAATCCCAAAATTCTTGCAAATTTCGTTTGCTGTTCCATTCTTGGTCTCCGTCTTATTTATTGTTCTGGGGAATTATATGGGAAAAGTAAAAGATAATTTCTTTGTTGGAATTCGTAATCCATGGACATTAAGTAGTAAAGAAGTATGGTATAAGACACATCGCCTAGCAAGTAAACTCTTTGTCATCTCAGGGATCCTTGGAATAATTGGTTCTTTCTTTGGTGGAAGTATTGCGTTCATTATGTTATTGGGTCCTGTAATCTTATCAGTTATATTACCCATGATCTACTCTTATGTAATCTATCGAAAAGAATTAAAAAAATAA
- a CDS encoding tRNA threonylcarbamoyladenosine dehydratase, which produces MVHSFSRLELQLGIEQVNKLRKSTIVVLGVGGVGSFATEALARSAIGRIILVDHAIVDITNINRQIPALSTTIGQSKVELMKERILDINPECEVIPLQLFYDETTMEQIFSYQPDYVIDAIDTIGSKILTMVECKKRNIPLISSMGAGNKLDPTQFQVVDISKTHMDPVAKVIRHELKKHGITKGIQVVFSPEQPLTPHEELYKEIGDPNSEIRKEKTPPSSNSFVSPAAGLIMASVVVRDLISKVRDDQ; this is translated from the coding sequence ATGGTTCATTCGTTTTCCAGACTTGAGTTGCAGTTAGGTATCGAACAAGTAAACAAACTAAGAAAAAGTACGATTGTCGTATTAGGAGTTGGAGGAGTAGGGTCATTTGCAACAGAGGCCTTAGCTCGTTCAGCAATAGGAAGAATCATACTAGTAGATCATGCAATCGTAGATATTACAAATATTAACAGGCAGATTCCAGCATTATCTACGACAATTGGACAATCAAAGGTAGAATTAATGAAGGAGCGTATCCTAGATATTAATCCCGAATGTGAAGTCATCCCGCTTCAACTCTTCTATGATGAGACAACGATGGAACAGATTTTCTCCTATCAACCGGATTATGTTATCGATGCAATTGATACCATTGGTAGTAAGATTCTCACGATGGTGGAATGCAAAAAAAGAAACATTCCTCTAATCTCTTCAATGGGTGCTGGGAACAAATTGGATCCAACTCAGTTCCAAGTGGTGGATATCTCTAAGACTCACATGGACCCAGTAGCCAAAGTCATACGACATGAGTTGAAAAAGCATGGCATCACAAAAGGCATCCAAGTCGTCTTTTCACCCGAGCAACCACTCACTCCACATGAAGAGTTATACAAAGAGATCGGTGATCCAAATAGCGAAATCCGAAAAGAAAAAACTCCCCCATCGAGTAATTCCTTTGTTTCTCCTGCAGCGGGTTTAATTATGGCAAGCGTTGTTGTGAGGGATTTGATTAGCAAAGTAAGAGACGATCAGTAG
- a CDS encoding tRNA threonylcarbamoyladenosine dehydratase, which produces MIHAFSRFELGIGTENIQRLKQKTVAVLGIGGVGSYAVEALARSAIGRLILVDKDKVDITNINRQIHALHSTIGKPKVEVMRDRIKAINSECEVVPLHLFYNEHTADEIFSYDPDYIIDAIDTLSSKVHVILESKKRNIPIISSMGAANKLDPTQFIVTDISKTYMDPVAKFVRQQLKKHGIEKGVQVVFSPEKPLIPKKELFREVGKEESTIRKEKMPPSSNGFVPPMAGLIAASVVIRHFLELNKKGEKE; this is translated from the coding sequence ATGATTCACGCATTTTCTCGTTTTGAATTAGGAATTGGTACGGAAAACATTCAACGACTGAAACAAAAGACGGTTGCAGTTTTAGGCATCGGCGGTGTTGGTTCTTACGCAGTTGAAGCCTTAGCTCGTTCAGCAATTGGGAGATTAATTTTAGTAGATAAAGATAAAGTTGATATCACGAACATCAATCGGCAAATCCATGCCCTACATTCAACGATTGGAAAACCAAAAGTAGAGGTAATGAGAGATCGAATTAAAGCGATCAATTCAGAATGTGAAGTTGTTCCTTTGCATTTATTTTATAATGAACATACTGCTGATGAGATTTTTTCTTACGATCCAGACTATATTATCGATGCGATTGATACCTTAAGTAGTAAGGTTCATGTGATTCTTGAAAGTAAAAAAAGAAATATTCCCATCATCTCTTCAATGGGTGCGGCAAATAAATTAGATCCAACTCAATTTATTGTGACAGACATCTCGAAAACTTATATGGATCCTGTAGCGAAGTTTGTACGCCAACAATTAAAAAAACATGGTATTGAAAAAGGAGTACAGGTTGTTTTTTCTCCTGAGAAGCCTCTTATCCCAAAGAAAGAATTATTTCGAGAAGTAGGGAAAGAGGAAAGTACGATTCGCAAAGAAAAAATGCCACCTTCAAGTAATGGTTTTGTACCACCGATGGCAGGTTTAATTGCTGCAAGTGTTGTGATTCGTCACTTTCTTGAATTGAACAAGAAAGGGGAAAAAGAGTAA
- the aspS gene encoding aspartate--tRNA ligase: protein MYRTHECGKLSLENVNQEVVLTGWVQKRRDLGGLIFIDLRDRSGIVQLVVNPETSKEAHEIADKLRNEYVIAVKGIVVKRSENTINPNIETGQIEVELKEINIINEAKNPPFFIQDHIDIDETLRLKYRYLDLRRNEMKNTLILRHKATTFIRNFLDKHGFLDIETPMLTKSTPEGARDYLVASRKHPGHFYALPQSPQLFKQLLMVAGLERYYQITRCFRDEDLRADRQPEFTQVDIEMSFMPLQEFQDLMEEMMVGLFKETIGYEVPRPFPRITYQEAMERYGSDKPDIRFGMEIKDLTEVFNNSEFKVFRSTIENGGQIKAINAKGAAHYSRKDIDQLTEFVARYGAKGLAWLAFKEDGVKGSIAKFVTEEELSQLRLILEIEVGDLILFVADSKKVVADALGNLRLKLGKDLNLIPQDVYRFLWVTDFPLLAYDEEEGRYVAEHHPFTMPRVEDIPLLDTDPLKVRAQAYDMVLNGYELGGGSLRIYKQEIQEKMFKTLGFTKEEAWDKFGFLLEAFEYGTPPHGGIAFGLDRIIMLLAKRNNLRDTIAFPKTAGANCLLTGAPSIVDHRQLEELHLEIKENIKA, encoded by the coding sequence ATGTATCGTACACATGAGTGTGGAAAATTAAGTTTAGAAAATGTGAATCAGGAAGTTGTTCTTACAGGTTGGGTTCAAAAAAGAAGAGATTTAGGTGGTTTAATTTTTATCGATCTAAGAGATCGAAGTGGGATTGTACAGCTAGTCGTTAATCCAGAAACGTCAAAAGAAGCACATGAAATTGCTGATAAACTAAGAAATGAGTATGTAATTGCAGTAAAAGGAATTGTTGTAAAGCGTTCTGAAAATACCATTAATCCAAATATAGAAACGGGACAAATTGAAGTAGAATTAAAGGAAATTAACATCATCAATGAAGCGAAAAACCCACCATTCTTTATTCAAGATCATATTGATATCGATGAAACATTACGATTAAAATATCGTTATCTTGATTTACGGCGAAATGAAATGAAGAACACCTTAATTTTGCGCCATAAAGCGACAACTTTTATCCGGAATTTTTTGGACAAGCATGGATTTTTGGATATTGAAACGCCGATGCTGACAAAAAGTACCCCTGAAGGAGCAAGGGACTACTTGGTCGCTAGTCGGAAACATCCAGGACATTTTTATGCATTGCCACAATCCCCCCAATTATTTAAACAGCTATTAATGGTAGCTGGTCTTGAACGCTACTATCAAATCACAAGATGTTTCCGTGATGAAGATTTACGTGCGGATCGTCAACCTGAATTCACACAAGTGGATATTGAGATGTCTTTTATGCCATTACAAGAGTTTCAAGATTTAATGGAAGAAATGATGGTGGGTTTATTTAAAGAAACGATTGGATATGAGGTTCCTCGTCCATTCCCTAGAATAACTTATCAAGAAGCGATGGAACGTTATGGATCGGATAAACCTGACATTCGTTTTGGGATGGAAATTAAAGATTTAACAGAAGTGTTTAACAATAGCGAATTTAAAGTATTTCGATCAACGATTGAAAATGGTGGGCAAATCAAAGCCATTAATGCAAAAGGAGCGGCCCATTACAGCCGAAAAGATATTGATCAATTAACTGAATTCGTTGCTCGTTACGGTGCAAAAGGACTCGCATGGCTTGCTTTTAAAGAAGATGGAGTAAAAGGTTCTATTGCCAAATTCGTAACGGAAGAAGAATTGAGTCAATTACGTCTGATACTTGAAATAGAAGTAGGGGACTTGATTCTTTTTGTGGCCGATTCAAAAAAAGTTGTGGCAGATGCTTTAGGAAACCTTCGCCTTAAATTGGGAAAGGATCTCAATCTTATCCCACAAGATGTTTATCGCTTCTTATGGGTTACTGATTTCCCACTTTTGGCCTATGACGAGGAAGAAGGACGATATGTAGCGGAACATCATCCATTCACAATGCCTAGAGTAGAGGATATTCCACTATTGGATACTGACCCATTAAAAGTACGTGCTCAGGCCTATGATATGGTATTAAATGGCTACGAATTAGGTGGGGGAAGTCTGAGGATTTACAAACAAGAGATTCAGGAAAAGATGTTTAAAACGCTTGGATTCACCAAAGAGGAGGCATGGGATAAGTTTGGTTTCTTATTAGAAGCTTTTGAATACGGTACTCCTCCACATGGTGGAATTGCTTTTGGTTTGGATCGAATCATTATGCTTCTTGCCAAACGGAATAATTTAAGAGATACGATCGCTTTTCCGAAAACAGCAGGGGCCAATTGCTTGTTAACAGGCGCTCCTTCTATCGTTGACCATAGGCAATTAGAGGAACTTCATTTAGAAATTAAAGAAAATATAAAAGCCTAG
- the hisS gene encoding histidine--tRNA ligase codes for MKFQVPRGTADVLAEEAELWDYIEQTSKGIFKRYNYKEIRTPIFEHTELFQRGVGETTDIVEKEMYTFTDRGGRSLTLRPEGTASVVRAFVEHKLYANPDPTKLFYIGPMFRYERPQSGRMRQFTQVGVEVLGSSDPAVDAEVISMAIRLFEEMGLRNLRLEINSVGCPVCRPIHREKLVTHLHGVKEHLCKDCQSRLERNPMRILDCKNETCQELTKDAPTIDQYLCDNCRTHHQKVKSYLDQMGIQYVENPRLVRGLDYYTQTAFEIISEDIGAVGTLCGGGRYNGLVAEIGGNDVPGIGFAFSIERIALALKQKGIDGKLDTGVDVYFVTIGEKADSVSMKILDDLRKQGIKAEKDYLGRKIKAQMKAADRLQAKYVMILGDDEFDREQVVLRDMSNGEQRDVPIYEIIPILTSKLK; via the coding sequence ATGAAGTTTCAAGTTCCAAGGGGAACAGCAGATGTGTTGGCAGAAGAAGCGGAATTATGGGATTATATTGAGCAAACATCAAAAGGGATCTTTAAACGGTACAATTATAAAGAAATACGGACACCTATCTTCGAACATACGGAGTTATTTCAACGTGGGGTTGGAGAAACCACAGATATTGTCGAGAAAGAGATGTACACCTTTACAGATCGAGGTGGACGTAGTCTCACATTAAGACCAGAGGGAACTGCTTCTGTGGTTCGTGCTTTTGTCGAACACAAGCTGTATGCCAATCCTGATCCAACGAAATTATTTTATATTGGTCCAATGTTCCGATATGAGCGTCCACAGTCAGGTCGAATGCGTCAATTTACCCAAGTTGGAGTCGAGGTTCTAGGTAGTAGCGACCCAGCAGTTGATGCAGAAGTCATTTCGATGGCAATCCGCTTATTTGAAGAAATGGGTTTGAGAAATTTACGCTTAGAGATTAATAGCGTAGGATGTCCAGTATGCCGACCTATTCACCGGGAGAAATTAGTCACACACTTACATGGTGTAAAAGAACATTTATGTAAGGATTGCCAATCTCGTTTAGAACGAAATCCAATGCGTATTCTTGATTGTAAAAATGAAACCTGTCAAGAATTGACTAAAGATGCGCCAACAATTGATCAATATTTATGTGATAATTGTAGAACTCACCACCAGAAAGTAAAATCTTATCTCGACCAAATGGGAATTCAATACGTGGAAAATCCCAGATTAGTTCGTGGCCTTGACTATTATACACAAACCGCTTTTGAAATTATTTCTGAAGATATAGGAGCTGTAGGTACACTTTGTGGTGGAGGCCGTTACAACGGATTAGTAGCTGAGATTGGTGGAAATGATGTTCCAGGAATCGGTTTTGCTTTTTCGATTGAACGAATTGCTTTAGCTCTAAAACAAAAGGGAATCGATGGCAAATTGGATACAGGTGTCGATGTTTATTTTGTCACAATTGGAGAAAAAGCAGATTCTGTTAGTATGAAGATTCTTGATGATTTACGAAAACAGGGAATCAAAGCGGAAAAAGATTATTTGGGACGAAAAATAAAGGCGCAAATGAAGGCGGCCGACCGTCTTCAAGCCAAATACGTCATGATTCTGGGCGATGATGAATTTGATCGTGAACAGGTAGTTTTACGAGATATGAGTAATGGTGAACAACGAGATGTTCCTATTTACGAGATTATTCCGATATTAACAAGTAAATTAAAGTAA
- a CDS encoding coproporphyrinogen III oxidase — protein MIYNIINLEERFKRDIERLFDLFKSDGDQLVYDHSQLETDDMITIEFHYHINYSLIFVQAKVLNRMDTITFEHDRTISLETDEQIRKVVKQGISYVWIQILEHLTGKKHDWGILTGIRPTKLYHRLSRKLPYDEVNRTLARDYLLKPNKIALLREIVQRQLQVIPDLYQIDEEVSLYIGIPFCPTKCAYCTFPAYAITGRNGTVEDFLKGLEYEIEQIGKWLKNSGRKVTTIYFGGGTPTSIEADQLDHLFQQLVRWIDLQSVREITVEAGRPDTITNDKIDVLNRWNVDRMSINPQTFTQETLNVIGRHHTVEETIEKFHLARQMNVNNINMDLIIGLPGETLKELQYSLEQIHQLQPESLTIHTMAFKRASYLTKNKEEFEITDPEEIQRMMDYATTWTKKNDYQPYYLYRQKNMLGNLENIGYSREGKESLYNILIMEEKQTIIGLGSGAVSKLIAPKSDTVIRFPNPKEPRAYIETVKESTMKKIKQLNQIFHS, from the coding sequence ATGATCTATAACATTATCAATCTAGAAGAACGATTCAAACGAGACATTGAACGTCTCTTCGATCTGTTTAAATCAGATGGAGATCAATTGGTGTATGATCATTCTCAATTAGAAACAGACGATATGATTACCATTGAGTTCCATTATCATATAAATTATTCGCTGATATTCGTTCAAGCAAAAGTGTTGAACAGGATGGATACAATTACCTTTGAACATGATCGAACCATTTCCCTAGAAACGGATGAGCAAATAAGAAAGGTAGTCAAACAAGGAATTAGTTATGTTTGGATCCAAATCCTTGAACATCTTACAGGGAAAAAGCACGACTGGGGGATTCTAACAGGGATTCGACCAACGAAGTTATATCATCGATTAAGTCGCAAGCTTCCATATGATGAGGTAAATCGAACTTTGGCTAGGGATTATTTGTTAAAACCCAATAAAATTGCTTTATTACGTGAAATCGTTCAAAGACAATTACAGGTCATCCCTGATCTGTATCAGATTGATGAAGAAGTAAGCCTATATATTGGCATCCCCTTCTGCCCTACCAAATGTGCTTATTGTACTTTTCCTGCATATGCCATTACAGGACGAAATGGTACAGTAGAAGATTTTTTAAAAGGACTAGAGTATGAGATTGAGCAAATTGGCAAGTGGTTAAAGAACTCAGGCAGAAAAGTAACAACTATTTATTTTGGTGGAGGAACACCGACAAGTATCGAAGCGGATCAGTTAGACCATCTTTTTCAGCAATTAGTGAGGTGGATTGATCTTCAATCTGTGAGGGAGATTACGGTTGAAGCAGGGAGACCAGATACCATTACCAATGATAAGATTGATGTATTAAATCGTTGGAATGTGGATCGAATGAGTATTAATCCTCAGACGTTTACACAAGAGACATTGAATGTAATTGGACGACATCATACTGTGGAAGAAACCATAGAAAAATTCCATTTAGCACGGCAAATGAATGTGAACAATATTAATATGGATCTCATTATTGGCTTACCGGGTGAGACGCTAAAAGAACTTCAATACTCGTTAGAACAAATTCATCAACTACAACCAGAGTCCTTAACCATTCATACGATGGCTTTTAAACGAGCATCTTATTTAACGAAGAATAAGGAAGAATTTGAAATCACGGACCCTGAAGAGATTCAACGAATGATGGACTATGCAACAACTTGGACCAAGAAGAATGATTATCAACCTTATTATTTATATCGACAAAAAAATATGTTGGGAAATTTGGAAAATATTGGTTACTCCCGCGAAGGGAAAGAAAGTCTTTATAATATATTGATCATGGAAGAAAAACAGACGATCATTGGTTTAGGTAGTGGAGCAGTGAGTAAACTGATTGCACCAAAGTCCGATACAGTCATTCGTTTTCCTAATCCAAAAGAACCACGAGCATATATTGAAACCGTAAAAGAGTCGACAATGAAAAAAATTAAACAACTGAACCAAATATTTCATTCTTAA
- a CDS encoding SH3 domain-containing protein translates to MKRRFLFNLLLVQFVIFSAIMPQQNVYSSTIATVKGNIINVRKGPGLEYDILAQIKQGEKYPVLEEKYGWDKIKIGNYYGWVADWLVEKNVSETNKSEQTVKAAIQNLNVRSGPSTSFPIIGQIHNDKYYLIVDQEGDWLKIQLKPGQQGWVAKWLTKQSNTPPSKETSKKEFVKIQSNRLNVRSGPSTTYSVIGQLLKGDQIEVFEIKNGWYRIRYNNQDSWIASQYASKVDHNEEMTNLPKVFITLPGTNIRKEPTTYSPIIAVVQKGEQFPIIGTEGDWYLIQLPSGQKAYVAGWIVSVTGIEKKIKHGIENALAGRTIVVDAGHGGYDSGSIGTYFNTKEKDVNLAVAKLLQKKLEASGANVIMTRDSDYKVSLEQRTYLAIKNQADAFISIHHNTISNPQIKGTITYYYKNIDQKLAQTVHRELLKQNKQIDLNPRFGNFFVLRENPIRSILVELTFLTNYEDELQARSPIFQERSAEGIFQGVIKYFQDK, encoded by the coding sequence TTGAAACGAAGGTTCCTTTTTAATCTTCTTCTAGTTCAATTCGTTATTTTTTCAGCAATTATGCCTCAGCAAAACGTTTATTCTTCCACTATTGCAACAGTAAAGGGGAATATTATCAATGTAAGAAAAGGACCTGGGTTAGAATATGATATATTGGCACAGATCAAACAGGGAGAAAAATATCCTGTACTTGAAGAAAAATATGGCTGGGACAAAATAAAAATAGGTAATTACTATGGTTGGGTTGCTGATTGGTTGGTTGAAAAAAATGTGAGCGAAACGAATAAAAGTGAACAAACCGTTAAAGCTGCCATTCAAAATTTAAATGTTCGCTCAGGCCCAAGTACAAGTTTCCCGATTATCGGTCAAATCCATAACGATAAATACTATCTTATTGTCGATCAAGAAGGAGATTGGTTAAAAATTCAACTGAAACCAGGACAACAAGGATGGGTCGCCAAATGGTTAACCAAACAATCGAATACTCCACCATCGAAAGAAACATCGAAAAAAGAATTTGTAAAGATTCAATCCAATCGCTTAAATGTAAGATCAGGCCCTTCGACAACCTATTCTGTCATCGGTCAATTATTGAAGGGGGACCAGATTGAAGTATTTGAGATTAAAAATGGTTGGTATCGAATTCGTTACAATAACCAAGATAGTTGGATCGCAAGTCAATATGCGTCAAAAGTAGATCACAATGAGGAAATGACGAATTTACCTAAAGTGTTCATTACCCTTCCAGGAACCAACATTCGGAAAGAACCAACAACTTATTCACCAATTATAGCGGTGGTTCAAAAAGGGGAGCAATTCCCGATCATCGGAACAGAAGGAGATTGGTACTTGATTCAGTTACCAAGTGGACAAAAAGCTTACGTGGCAGGCTGGATCGTCTCCGTTACAGGAATAGAAAAAAAGATAAAGCACGGAATCGAGAATGCTTTGGCTGGACGTACCATCGTCGTGGATGCTGGGCATGGTGGATACGACTCTGGTTCAATCGGTACTTATTTTAATACGAAAGAAAAAGACGTGAATCTAGCTGTAGCCAAACTACTACAAAAGAAATTAGAAGCTTCAGGAGCGAATGTCATCATGACGAGAGATAGTGATTACAAAGTTTCTCTTGAACAAAGAACTTATCTCGCCATTAAAAATCAGGCGGATGCGTTTATCAGTATTCACCATAATACAATTTCTAACCCTCAGATTAAGGGGACGATTACCTATTATTATAAGAATATAGACCAAAAACTCGCTCAAACCGTTCATCGAGAACTCTTAAAGCAAAATAAACAAATCGATCTAAATCCTCGATTTGGTAACTTTTTCGTTTTGCGAGAGAATCCAATACGATCCATTCTCGTCGAACTCACTTTTCTCACGAATTATGAAGATGAGCTTCAAGCTCGTTCTCCGATCTTTCAAGAACGATCTGCAGAGGGAATTTTTCAAGGAGTGATTAAATATTTTCAGGATAAATAA
- the dtd gene encoding D-aminoacyl-tRNA deacylase: MRIVIQRAKRGKVLVNNEVVGAIEKGFVLLVGVTHDDEEKDVEYLADKIVNLRIFEDEEGKMNLSLLDVNGSILSISQFTLYGDARKGRRPNFMNAAKPDKAKQCYERLNQLLREKGAHVETGLFGEMMEVDFINDGPVTIILES; this comes from the coding sequence ATGAGAATTGTAATTCAAAGGGCAAAGCGAGGTAAAGTACTCGTGAATAACGAAGTAGTAGGCGCTATTGAAAAGGGATTCGTTTTACTCGTTGGAGTCACTCATGATGACGAAGAGAAAGATGTAGAGTACTTGGCAGATAAGATTGTGAATCTGAGAATTTTTGAAGATGAAGAAGGGAAAATGAATCTCTCTTTACTTGATGTAAACGGCAGTATTTTATCCATTTCCCAATTTACCCTCTATGGCGATGCCAGAAAGGGGAGACGTCCTAATTTTATGAATGCTGCAAAACCTGATAAAGCAAAACAATGTTATGAACGGCTAAACCAGTTGTTGCGAGAAAAAGGGGCCCATGTAGAAACTGGGCTATTCGGTGAAATGATGGAAGTGGACTTTATCAATGATGGTCCTGTTACGATTATTTTAGAATCTTAA